One Triticum dicoccoides isolate Atlit2015 ecotype Zavitan chromosome 4B, WEW_v2.0, whole genome shotgun sequence genomic window carries:
- the LOC119291405 gene encoding scarecrow-like protein 21, with protein sequence MSAKASNMSYRYPDNSQIPYYSSSMHVGGNGTCYVQQNHEGHHYMSSDDGSQNSDSKSQVIHPQYSTLESSSANCVYAVNSSTSPQCISGSHISLHDSHSDHTYDSPASGITEVPGLGFTTLQELADALFGSDSDAVSSDRSSLVIGAAMHQSNWRELLGISSGDLKQVIVACGKAVDENNCHEELLISELQKMVSVSGEPMQRLGAYMLEGLVARRYSTGHALYKSLKCKEPQPTNSELMSYMHLLYDICPFFKFGYMSANGAIAEAVKGENFIHIIDFQIAQGSQWVTMIQALAARASGPPCLRITGIDDSDSAYARGGGLDIVGRKLYSVAQSCRLPFEFNAVHAASHEVTLEHLDIRKGEAIAVNFAYQLHHTPDESVCIENHRDRILRMVKSLSPSVVTLVEQEANTNTAPFFSRYMETLDYYTAMFEAIDVACSRDDKKRMSTEQHCVARDIVNLIACEGAERVERHEPFGKWRSRLAMAGFRPYPLSALVNNTIRTLLNNYNSYYKLEEKDGVIYLGWKNRKLVVSSAWW encoded by the coding sequence ATGTCAGCAAAGGCCTCTAACATGTCATACAGATATCCAGACAATTCTCAAATACCATACTACAGCAGTTCAATGCATGTGGGGGGAAATGGTACTTGCTATGTGCAACAAAATCATGAGGGTCATCACTACATGTCCTCTGATGATGGCTCACAGAACAGCGATTCAAAGTCTCAGGTGATTCACCCACAGTACAGCACTCTAGAGTCTTCATCAGCCAATTGTGTTTATGCTGTCAATAGCTCTACATCTCCTCAGTGCATAAGTGGGAGCCACATTTCTCTGCATGATAGCCACTCAGATCACACATATGATTCTCCTGCAAGTGGCATCACCGAGGTTCCAGGTTTGGGGTTTACAACACTTCAGGAGCTAGCAGATGCACTGTTTGGATCTGATTCAGATGCAGTTAGTTCTGACAGATCCTCCCTAGTAATTGGCGCCGCAATGCACCAAAGTAACTGGAGAGAGCTTCTGGGAATTAGCTCTGGGGACTTGAAGCAGGTAATTGTAGCATGTGGTAAGGCTGTTGATGAGAATAATTGTCACGAGGAATTGCTGATATCAGAGTTACAGAAGATGGTTTCTGTGTCTGGAGAACCAATGCAACGTCTGGGAGCCTATATGTTGGAAGGCCTTGTTGCGAGGCGTTATTCCACTGGACACGCGTTGTATAAATCTCTGAAGTGTAAGGAACCTCAACCTACGAATTCAGAGCTCATGTCCTACATGCATCTTCTCTATGATATCTGTCCATTCTTCAAATTTGGTTACATGTCTGCCAATGGTGCTATAGCTGAGGCTGTTAAGGGTGAGAACTTTATTCACATTATCGATTTCCAAATCGCTCAAGGGAGCCAGTGGGTAACTATGATACAGGCCCTTGCTGCGAGGGCTAGCGGACCACCATGCTTAAGAATTACTGGTATAGATGACTCAGATTCGGCTTATGCCCGAGGTGGTGGACTGGATATAGTTGGGCGTAAGTTATACAGCGTTGCCCAGTCATGTCGTCTGCCCTTTGAGTTCAATGCTGTACATGCAGCTAGTCATGAGGTTACACTTGAACATCTTGATATAAGAAAGGGAGAGGCTATTGCTGTCAACTTTGCGTATCAGCTGCATCATACTCCTGATGAAAGTGTCTGCATAGAAAACCACCGGGATAGGATATTGAGAATGGTTAAGAGCCTTTCTCCTAGCGTGGTAACTCTTGTAGAGCAGGAGGCTAACACAAACACTGCCCCATTCTTCAGTAGATACATGGAGACCCTTGACTACTACACTGCCATGTTTGAGGCAATAGATGTTGCTTGCTCCAGGGATGACAAGAAGAGGATGAGCACTGAGCAGCACTGTGTTGCAAGAGATATTGTCAATTTAATTGCATGTGAAGGTGCAGAAAGAGTGGAGAGGCACGAACCTTTTGGAAAGTGGCGGTCTAGACTTGCAATGGCTGGCTTTAGACCATACCCCCTAAGTGCATTGGTGAACAATACTATCAGAACACTGTTAAATAATTACAACAGTTACTACAAGCTAGAGGAGAAAGATGGTGTCATTTATCTCGGATGGAAGAACAGAAAGCTGGTTGTATCTTCTGCATGGTGGTGA